The sequence below is a genomic window from Alphaproteobacteria bacterium.
CCACTGTGTACATCCTTTCTAGCCTTTCCTTAAATGGAAAAAGACTATCTGAAGTTAATACTTTGGGTGGCTCACTTTTTCTCCGCCTTTTTACGACGGAGCCACCCTGCTCAGTGGCTCATTATTACTCCGCTATTTACATATTTTTCATTTTTGGAAAAAAAAGACCAGAGGAAAACACCTTTGGATTAGAAACAATGTTAGTACGATTACAGCCCAATTTTTTGACACGTTAATTGTTATACTAATGTTATGCTTCCTCAACATTATAGGGTGGAATCATTTTTATGCTCTTCTTGAAAGTGGCTTTTTGTTCAAATTTATCTGTGCTATCCTTGACACTCCTTTTTGCTACCTAGGAGTTTACGTTTTAAAGAAAATTTCTCGGAGGAAGTATTTGGAAAGTTACGATAAAACTCCGTCTCAAGAAGAAGAAGAAGAAGGAGTAGCATATTTCAAAAATGATGTTAGCAATAAGATACAGTTAATAGAGAGGTATGAAAAATGTCTTTTGATTCAAAAGTAAATACTTACTATATAAAACCAGATACAGAGGAGTTATTGTGTGTAGAATCTAAAGACTCTTTATTAGATCCTTTTCACTGGGTTTTGGACAACAAATTAGCCATCGAAAAAAATTTACTGAAAAGGGGAGGTATCCTCTTCAGAAATTTTGGGATTAATTCAGTGTCCGAATTTAACAAATTTGTACAAATTTTATGTCCAAATTTATTAGACTACGTTTATAGATCAACACCCAGAACTCGCCTAGGAGGCAAGATATACACAGCCACTGAATATCCTGCAGACCGCAGTATCCCTCTTCATAACGAAAACTCATACTCAAAATCCTGGCCAG
It includes:
- a CDS encoding queuosine precursor transporter, with the translated sequence MLSGSLLLRYLHIFHFWKKKTRGKHLWIRNNVSTITAQFFDTLIVILMLCFLNIIGWNHFYALLESGFLFKFICAILDTPFCYLGVYVLKKISRRKYLESYDKTPSQEEEEEGVAYFKNDVSNKIQLIERYEKCLLIQK